Proteins from a single region of Leptospiraceae bacterium:
- a CDS encoding tetratricopeptide repeat protein, whose product MKYFILLLSLICSNSVFSVSKEDKIVYAFRDTGSGNYSKMVVIGETVSIDKASMIDEKKIDKDLMEIGVDLRPDMLTVKVLHNPGIRVGQTLYLIEKNPDHISYKDGNIVGQIKVISIFTTSFFGQQLRGEGYLRLIENKVMTVAMPIESESLEDAIVLKKQGDYFAAKGDIANAISYYKKSIKMDKNYPESHYSLGKIHTTSGEGYVSAGYEYKITWNNRDKFLDKQEKYQFYLDYMKYLLNRFETEAYKNTNITTDLDTCLEVSKEALKMTPANYDVFYSISYANFLYYLRTRDVQPIADSKEKLATERISLRNKKEEYFLKAQDYLERALKIRRQDYKIQILAILIYFEKLKDLPNHESKSQITETADLKSKIEMHGKDYTIYKPKSKKFDKRIKDILDVAKNY is encoded by the coding sequence ATGAAATACTTTATTTTACTCCTATCCCTCATTTGTTCCAACTCCGTTTTTTCGGTAAGTAAAGAAGATAAAATCGTATATGCCTTTAGAGATACCGGCTCCGGAAATTACTCTAAAATGGTCGTGATCGGAGAAACAGTCAGCATAGACAAAGCCTCTATGATTGATGAAAAAAAAATCGATAAGGATTTAATGGAAATCGGCGTTGATTTAAGGCCTGATATGCTTACTGTAAAGGTTTTACATAATCCTGGCATACGAGTAGGACAGACACTATATCTAATCGAAAAAAACCCTGACCATATTTCCTATAAAGATGGAAATATCGTAGGGCAAATCAAAGTTATCTCCATATTTACAACGTCTTTTTTTGGTCAGCAACTTCGAGGGGAAGGTTATCTAAGGTTAATCGAGAACAAAGTAATGACTGTTGCGATGCCAATTGAATCTGAAAGTTTGGAAGATGCAATCGTGCTAAAAAAACAGGGAGATTATTTTGCGGCTAAGGGCGATATAGCAAATGCCATTTCCTATTATAAAAAATCAATTAAAATGGATAAAAATTATCCAGAGTCTCACTACTCTTTAGGAAAAATACATACTACAAGCGGAGAAGGATATGTATCCGCTGGATATGAATACAAAATAACATGGAATAACCGCGATAAGTTTTTAGACAAACAAGAAAAATATCAGTTTTATTTAGATTATATGAAATATCTATTAAATCGATTTGAAACGGAAGCATATAAAAATACAAATATCACTACTGATTTAGATACTTGTTTGGAAGTTTCAAAAGAAGCTCTAAAAATGACTCCAGCAAATTATGATGTATTTTATTCTATTTCTTATGCTAATTTCCTCTATTACCTTAGGACAAGAGATGTGCAACCAATTGCAGATTCTAAGGAAAAATTAGCAACTGAGAGAATCTCTCTCCGAAATAAAAAAGAAGAATATTTTCTTAAAGCACAAGACTATCTTGAGAGAGCTTTAAAAATTCGCCGACAAGATTACAAAATTCAAATTTTGGCAATTCTAATTTATTTCGAGAAACTTAAGGATTTACCAAATCATGAATCTAAAAGTCAAATAACGGAAACGGCTGATCTAAAATCTAAAATTGAAATGCATGGAAAAGACTACACTATATACAAACCTAAATCTAAAAAATTCGACAAACGTATAAAGGATATTTTAGATGTGGCAAAAAACTATTAA
- a CDS encoding GerMN domain-containing protein, whose protein sequence is MSQEYSANNSKSFLYYLSFVLIGLILIDKSLHNRSLKLNPQKLTSSVSHVQNLDSLEDPNILEGTEEKEDNQSSADIPIIKAENNIKGLSEFSFEETESLHGIYFLKFYQSGNKNYSKLVKVQRKVKGSLKKRVKLALKELKKGPNAEEQDKGVLSVLPADFQYSKKMKLVEGVLHISLENNFQKNAGKALMQDRLDQLSHTLFEFKEIKGIKVYIDGKETHAMGKDNLKIPEILARSNYRKVVFL, encoded by the coding sequence GTGTCACAAGAATATTCTGCTAATAATTCCAAATCTTTTTTATACTACTTATCATTTGTATTAATTGGATTAATTTTAATAGATAAAAGTTTACACAATAGATCACTCAAATTAAATCCTCAAAAACTAACTTCCTCTGTAAGCCATGTTCAAAATTTGGATTCATTAGAAGATCCTAATATATTAGAAGGAACAGAAGAAAAAGAGGATAACCAATCTTCAGCAGATATTCCAATTATAAAAGCAGAGAATAATATTAAAGGGCTTTCAGAATTTTCTTTCGAAGAGACAGAGTCATTACACGGAATTTATTTTTTAAAGTTTTACCAATCTGGAAATAAAAACTATTCAAAATTAGTTAAAGTACAAAGGAAAGTAAAAGGAAGTTTGAAAAAGAGAGTAAAGCTAGCATTAAAAGAACTGAAAAAAGGACCGAATGCAGAAGAACAAGACAAAGGTGTTTTAAGTGTTTTGCCGGCTGATTTTCAATATTCCAAAAAAATGAAGCTAGTCGAAGGTGTGTTACATATTTCTTTAGAAAATAATTTCCAAAAAAATGCCGGTAAGGCACTCATGCAGGATCGATTGGATCAACTTAGCCACACTCTCTTCGAATTTAAGGAAATCAAAGGAATCAAGGTTTATATTGACGGAAAAGAAACTCACGCCATGGGTAAAGACAACCTAAAAATTCCCGAAATTCTTGCTAGAAGCAACTACCGCAAAGTAGTATTTCTTTAA
- a CDS encoding SDR family NAD(P)-dependent oxidoreductase produces MDVKGKTVLITGSASGLGKSMALGFGKLGATVIVSDIKQESIDLVVNEIKASGGNAFGIPGDVSNENDATNLMSESVAKTGSLDVAVLNAGILRDGLLVKVDKETGNVKGKMSLDQWQAVINVNLTGVFLTGREAAVQMINSKKGGVIIPISSVAMHGNPGQSNYSAAKAGVAAMTKLWAHELKNYKIRVAGIAPGFIATEMVLKDMNPAALDKWKALIPIGRLGEPDEIFRTAQFIVENDLIDGVVIEASGGIKI; encoded by the coding sequence ATGGATGTAAAAGGAAAAACTGTTCTTATAACAGGTTCAGCAAGTGGATTAGGAAAGTCTATGGCTCTCGGTTTTGGGAAATTGGGAGCGACAGTAATTGTATCTGATATTAAACAAGAGTCAATCGATCTAGTAGTAAATGAAATCAAAGCTTCCGGTGGGAATGCATTTGGAATTCCGGGAGATGTTTCGAATGAAAATGATGCTACTAATCTAATGAGTGAATCTGTAGCAAAAACAGGCTCTCTTGATGTAGCCGTATTAAACGCTGGAATTTTGAGAGACGGACTTCTCGTTAAAGTGGACAAAGAAACCGGAAATGTAAAAGGGAAAATGTCTTTGGATCAATGGCAAGCTGTAATCAATGTAAATCTCACAGGTGTTTTTTTGACCGGGCGAGAGGCAGCAGTCCAAATGATTAACTCTAAGAAAGGTGGGGTTATAATTCCAATTTCTTCTGTGGCTATGCATGGTAATCCGGGACAAAGTAACTATTCTGCCGCAAAAGCAGGAGTAGCCGCAATGACTAAACTTTGGGCACACGAATTAAAAAACTATAAAATCCGCGTAGCAGGTATTGCACCGGGATTTATCGCAACCGAAATGGTTCTAAAAGATATGAATCCAGCTGCCCTTGATAAATGGAAAGCACTTATTCCAATTGGAAGATTAGGGGAGCCAGACGAAATTTTTAGAACAGCTCAATTCATTGTTGAGAACGATCTCATAGATGGAGTTGTTATTGAAGCATCCGGTGGAATAAAAATATAA
- a CDS encoding histidine kinase has product MENTPENLPDKVRTMVASREKISLKSSKINARLEKYVFLIITEILIKLGQERFTEMIYTIVKELAINAIKANQKRVFFDDIGLDIFNEAQYAEGMVKFKQSFSDTMSEHYGTKCQEKGINVQINFFYKSAGMYVEVTNNTPVIKLEETRMREKMKKAMEYNDIAEFYMDNMDNTEGAGLGIALIMILMKNENLDPNLFRIVTKPTETIARIEIPFTSDYVSFRNKGA; this is encoded by the coding sequence ATGGAAAACACTCCAGAAAATCTGCCTGATAAAGTCAGGACAATGGTTGCCTCGAGAGAAAAAATCTCTTTAAAATCCTCAAAAATCAATGCTAGGCTTGAGAAATATGTTTTTCTCATTATCACTGAAATTTTGATAAAGTTAGGCCAAGAGCGGTTTACGGAAATGATTTATACAATCGTAAAGGAACTTGCAATTAATGCTATAAAAGCAAATCAAAAACGAGTTTTTTTTGATGATATTGGATTAGATATTTTTAATGAAGCACAGTATGCCGAAGGAATGGTGAAATTCAAACAAAGTTTTTCTGATACTATGTCTGAGCATTACGGTACAAAATGCCAAGAGAAAGGGATTAATGTTCAAATTAATTTTTTCTATAAATCTGCAGGAATGTACGTAGAAGTTACAAACAATACTCCCGTTATCAAATTAGAAGAAACACGAATGCGAGAAAAAATGAAAAAAGCAATGGAATACAACGACATTGCTGAATTCTATATGGATAATATGGATAATACAGAGGGGGCTGGACTTGGAATCGCCCTCATTATGATTCTGATGAAAAATGAAAACCTAGACCCAAACTTATTCAGAATTGTAACAAAACCCACAGAAACGATTGCTAGAATTGAGATACCTTTTACTTCTGACTATGTATCATTCAGAAATAAAGGAGCTTAA
- a CDS encoding Cache 3/Cache 2 fusion domain-containing protein, which yields MSKFKFSVRFSIVTFSTIGVLLFGGLVSIVSYIGSKNSVRFLVDNLMDKAAEHVMDKTVNYLEAAVMNAELSDNFFDSGLIKIKKTRNLEKLFRGIVETNPQFLSMFYGDEFGNFIMAKEMPDHSFSIQRITRKGKKTKINWEHDRKTWSEKEQYSDKILPAEEAYNPRVRPWYTEALASKTHAWTDVYVFFNDRKPGITCSRSVYDRTGKLVGVIGIDISILELSDFLSTIKIGENGKVFLLDEKNHVVAIPSSDPKELDKIMLEETSKDGTKSLKLLTADKMENPLISGSFSFYESHKDTVHNEEFDFFDYNFNGVSYIAKYIKFKKDDIEWKIALVVPENDFMHIVHRNNKFILLMSLVLVAVAVLFEFQFSKKLSRPLSLLSEEMKKIQNFDLTSDVKINSFLFEVDNMAESFHKMRTGLRSFKKYVPDELVRELIALNKEAILEGERRSMTIYFSDIAGFTSISEKLSPEELVEQLSQYLGSASKIIIDHHGTLDKYIGDAIMAFWGAPAPLEDHALQACLSAIEHKRVLHLANRELERIGKLPFNDRIGIHTGEVIVGNMGSENRLNYTVIGDNVNLASRLESINKYYGTEIIISEATYELVKESVEVRILDLVAVKGKQNAIGIYELLCEKEEASLELQRFNSLFNEGVSLYRKREFQDALKIFQETLRIKSSDLVSKLYIERCENYLRNPPEESWNGVYESKTK from the coding sequence ATGTCAAAATTTAAATTTAGTGTTCGATTCAGTATCGTTACTTTTTCAACAATTGGTGTCCTTCTATTCGGAGGACTTGTCAGTATTGTCTCTTATATTGGGAGCAAAAACTCAGTTAGGTTCTTAGTAGATAATCTAATGGACAAAGCAGCCGAACACGTTATGGATAAAACGGTAAACTATTTAGAAGCCGCCGTAATGAATGCAGAGTTATCTGATAATTTTTTTGATAGCGGACTTATTAAAATTAAAAAAACACGAAACTTAGAAAAGTTATTTCGAGGAATAGTAGAGACGAATCCTCAATTTTTAAGTATGTTTTATGGAGACGAATTTGGGAATTTTATCATGGCAAAAGAAATGCCAGACCATAGTTTTAGCATCCAAAGAATTACTCGCAAAGGAAAAAAAACTAAAATCAATTGGGAACATGATAGAAAAACATGGTCTGAGAAGGAACAGTATTCAGATAAAATTTTACCAGCCGAAGAGGCTTATAATCCCAGAGTGCGTCCTTGGTATACAGAAGCATTGGCCTCCAAAACACACGCATGGACTGATGTTTATGTTTTTTTTAACGATCGCAAACCGGGTATTACCTGTAGCCGCTCGGTATATGATAGAACAGGAAAACTTGTTGGTGTTATAGGAATAGACATTAGTATATTAGAATTATCCGATTTTTTAAGTACAATTAAAATTGGAGAAAATGGAAAAGTATTTTTACTTGATGAAAAAAATCATGTTGTCGCTATCCCATCTTCAGATCCGAAAGAATTAGATAAAATTATGTTAGAAGAAACAAGTAAAGATGGAACTAAATCATTAAAACTTTTAACAGCGGATAAAATGGAGAATCCGCTAATATCTGGTTCTTTTTCCTTTTATGAATCACATAAAGATACAGTACATAATGAAGAATTTGATTTTTTTGATTATAACTTTAATGGAGTTAGTTACATTGCAAAATATATTAAATTTAAGAAGGATGACATCGAATGGAAAATTGCATTAGTAGTTCCTGAAAATGACTTTATGCATATCGTTCACAGGAATAATAAATTTATCCTATTAATGTCGCTCGTATTAGTTGCTGTTGCTGTTCTATTCGAATTCCAATTTTCAAAAAAATTATCTCGACCACTCTCTTTACTTTCAGAAGAAATGAAGAAAATTCAAAACTTCGATCTTACCTCGGATGTAAAAATAAATTCCTTTTTATTCGAAGTAGACAATATGGCAGAGTCTTTTCATAAAATGCGCACGGGTCTTCGGTCGTTTAAAAAATACGTTCCAGATGAATTGGTTCGCGAATTGATAGCACTAAACAAGGAAGCAATTTTAGAAGGAGAGAGACGTTCGATGACGATTTATTTTTCTGACATTGCCGGATTTACTTCCATATCTGAAAAACTTAGTCCGGAAGAATTAGTTGAACAATTGAGTCAGTATTTAGGTAGTGCGAGTAAAATTATTATAGATCACCACGGAACATTAGATAAATACATTGGAGACGCAATTATGGCATTCTGGGGGGCTCCTGCTCCACTGGAAGACCATGCTCTTCAGGCTTGTCTTTCTGCTATCGAACATAAACGCGTATTACATCTAGCGAATCGAGAATTAGAGCGAATCGGCAAATTACCATTTAACGATAGAATCGGAATTCATACTGGAGAAGTAATCGTTGGTAACATGGGTTCAGAAAATAGACTAAACTACACTGTAATTGGGGACAATGTAAACCTTGCGAGCAGACTAGAAAGTATAAACAAATATTATGGAACAGAAATCATCATAAGCGAAGCAACTTATGAACTTGTAAAAGAATCTGTAGAAGTCAGAATTTTAGATTTAGTTGCAGTAAAAGGAAAACAGAATGCCATCGGAATTTATGAATTACTCTGCGAAAAAGAAGAAGCCAGTTTAGAACTTCAGAGATTTAATTCTCTATTTAATGAAGGCGTTAGTCTATATAGAAAAAGAGAATTTCAAGATGCTCTAAAAATATTTCAAGAAACACTTCGCATAAAGTCTTCGGATTTAGTATCTAAACTTTATATAGAAAGATGTGAGAATTATTTGCGTAATCCGCCAGAAGAATCTTGGAATGGAGTTTATGAATCAAAGACAAAATAA
- a CDS encoding helicase, whose amino-acid sequence MSEAVEKAFQDVENLLVEAGTGVGKSLAYLLPAAVFSLENGVPVVISTETIALQNQLISKDIPLVSKILGKKVVSEIALGANNYVCKRKLGNVISAGTFPIDMTEHLKPFYEWESETKSGIKSEYNGFATNEFWNQVTRDSDNCLGRRCPNFSESFYFLEKEKWNKANILIVNHYLLAAHIAGDFKLLPDFSNLIIDEAHSFPEVLGKSFGLKASYEDISKLIQFVGGTERRQGLIHKITDQPIREKCQEIVANINKSIIVFFNKLYSEVPMSFNAQRIQKKFTLDDGVLEGLLYILADKLDTVKKSYNKDSDDLTDKEMILDLEMSTKKLNETGEVLEQFRNNKDKEMVVWVEPPEERKKEQFLKIFMQPMYPEKIIEEKLRPKLDNMILTSATLSSGKKDFKFFKNKIGNIEAEELILASPFNYSQNCLLYLPKNVRDPAADPDAYHEDISKLIPMLLGLTEGNAFVLFTSFKSLQTVYDAIVDTSNYPIFSQKEMGAEKAKAEFLANDNSVLFGVSTFWQGIDIKGDKLKSVIITKLPFQPPNEPVLEARMEEIKKKNGNPFGEMQLPQAIITLKQGFGRLIRSKTDKGIVSILDPRMQTKNYGKQILDALPPARRVYSLKDLKIEYKKMNE is encoded by the coding sequence ATGTCTGAAGCTGTAGAAAAGGCATTTCAAGATGTAGAAAATTTATTAGTAGAAGCTGGGACTGGAGTGGGAAAAAGTTTAGCTTATCTTCTTCCTGCCGCTGTTTTTTCGTTAGAAAATGGTGTGCCCGTAGTAATTTCAACAGAAACGATTGCTCTTCAAAATCAGCTAATTTCAAAAGATATTCCTCTTGTATCAAAAATTTTAGGTAAAAAAGTTGTATCAGAAATAGCGTTAGGCGCAAACAATTATGTATGCAAAAGAAAACTAGGCAATGTAATTTCCGCTGGAACATTTCCAATCGATATGACCGAACACCTAAAACCATTTTACGAATGGGAAAGTGAAACCAAGTCAGGAATAAAATCTGAATATAACGGATTTGCTACAAATGAATTTTGGAATCAAGTTACCCGTGACTCCGATAATTGTCTCGGCAGAAGATGTCCGAACTTCAGTGAGTCTTTTTATTTTCTAGAAAAAGAAAAATGGAATAAAGCAAATATACTTATTGTAAATCATTATCTATTAGCCGCACATATCGCCGGTGATTTTAAACTCCTACCTGATTTTTCTAACTTAATTATTGATGAAGCTCATAGTTTTCCGGAAGTTCTTGGAAAGTCATTTGGTCTAAAAGCTAGTTATGAAGATATATCAAAACTCATTCAATTTGTTGGCGGCACTGAAAGAAGACAGGGTCTCATTCACAAAATAACAGACCAACCAATCCGCGAGAAGTGCCAAGAGATAGTAGCTAATATTAATAAGTCTATAATTGTTTTTTTCAATAAATTATATTCTGAAGTTCCTATGTCATTTAACGCACAAAGAATTCAAAAAAAATTCACATTAGATGACGGAGTATTAGAAGGACTGCTCTATATATTGGCTGATAAGTTAGATACTGTAAAAAAATCTTACAACAAAGACTCAGATGACCTGACCGACAAAGAAATGATTTTAGATCTAGAAATGTCCACTAAAAAGCTAAATGAAACCGGTGAAGTATTGGAACAGTTTAGAAATAATAAAGACAAAGAAATGGTAGTTTGGGTTGAACCGCCGGAGGAAAGGAAAAAGGAACAATTCTTAAAAATTTTCATGCAACCGATGTATCCGGAAAAAATTATCGAAGAAAAACTAAGACCGAAATTAGATAATATGATTTTAACGTCTGCAACTTTATCAAGTGGAAAAAAGGATTTTAAATTTTTTAAAAATAAAATAGGAAATATAGAAGCAGAGGAATTAATATTAGCCTCTCCTTTTAACTATTCTCAAAACTGTTTACTATATTTACCCAAAAATGTAAGAGATCCTGCGGCAGATCCAGACGCGTATCATGAAGATATTTCAAAACTAATTCCTATGCTGTTAGGTTTAACAGAAGGAAATGCATTTGTATTATTCACATCCTTTAAATCATTGCAAACTGTTTACGATGCAATTGTGGATACTTCAAATTATCCGATATTTTCTCAAAAAGAAATGGGAGCCGAAAAAGCGAAAGCTGAATTTCTTGCAAACGATAACTCTGTGTTATTCGGAGTTTCTACATTTTGGCAGGGAATTGATATAAAAGGTGATAAATTAAAATCTGTAATTATTACAAAACTCCCGTTTCAACCCCCAAATGAACCAGTATTAGAAGCAAGAATGGAAGAAATTAAAAAGAAAAACGGAAACCCCTTTGGAGAAATGCAATTACCACAAGCCATTATAACACTCAAACAAGGATTTGGAAGATTAATTAGATCCAAAACAGATAAAGGAATTGTATCCATATTAGATCCTAGAATGCAAACAAAAAATTACGGCAAACAAATATTAGACGCACTGCCCCCCGCTCGGCGAGTTTATTCACTTAAAGACTTAAAAATTGAATATAAAAAAATGAATGAGTGA